The Caloramator mitchellensis DNA segment TACAACAGTTAGTGTTATTATATAAATATAAACAAACGGTTGCTGATTGGGAGGTTATAACATGTTAGCGTTAGGTGTGGCAGCCTTAAAAAAGGTCTTCCACAAAAATGATGAATCTTTTACCTAGAGCCGAACATAGCCCAGAAAAATTGAATTTGATAGAAAGGGATGATATTATGGAAATCGGCAATATTACAAAGGTAAAGGAAGATATAGTAATTAAAACTTCTAATAAGAAGGAAAAGAAAAGCCAGGTTAAAAATCAGGGTTGCATAAAGATGAATGACTACTTTTCATTTTAAATAAAGGTCCCAAAGGGACCTTTTTAATTTACCTATATTCCTACTTTCAAGCTGTTTACAGGGCATTCCTTTACGCATTCAAGACATTTAGAACATTTATAATTTTTGGCTGGATCCATTTTTTCATCTTTGTAAAGACTAAAATCAGGGTTTAAAGATGTTATATAACAGACTCTGTCGCATTTCCCGCAACTTATGCAGGTATTAGTATCTTTTTTAATTTTGAATATGCTGTATTTATTTAAAAAACCGCTAATCCATGCTATTGGGCATCCTGCTTTGTAATACATATACATCTGCTGCTTTCTTCTATCTTCACTTTCTTTAAACATTAACTCCATAATAAAACCAATTGGACAAATCCACCTGCAAAATGCCTTTCCAAATACAACACCTATCATACTTCCTGCAATTAAAATATAGATTAAACTTAAATGAAACATAGAAATTAATACATACAGCGTAACCCCTATAATTCCTTGAATCAAGAATCTTTTGTTAATAATATTTTTCATAATACCCCTCCCGCATACCTTGTAGGGGTATTATATCACAATCTAACAATAAAGAAAAGCCCCCAAATGGGAGCTTTATAGTATAATGCATATTAATCCACCATTACCCTCATTTATTATCTTTTGAAGTGTCTTTTGCAATTTATCTTGAACATCGTCAGGCATTTTATAAAGCTTGTTCTGTAATCCTTCCTTGACAAGCTCTTCAAGCGTCTTTCCGAACATATTCGCCTGCCATATCTTTTGTGGATTGTTTTCAAATTCATCTAGCAATGATTTAACTAGTTCTTCGCTTTGCTTTTCTGTTCCGACTATTGGTGAAACTTCGGTCTCTACATCAACTTTAATTATATGAAGCGACGGAGCACTTGCCCTAAGTTTTACTCCAAATCTATTTCCCTGTCTCACAATTTCAGGTTCCTCAAGCTTTAGTTCATCTATCTGAGGTGGAACTAGCCCATATCCAGTTTCTTTAACTTCGTTTAATGCATTTGAAATTCTGTCATATTCTCGTTTAGCCACAGTTAAATCCTTCATCAAAGTTAATAAATCAAATTCTCCACCGATTGTAAATCCAGAGATTTCTCCTAAAACTCTGTAGAATAGTCCTTCTTTAACTTTCATTGTCAAAGTAGCGCTTCCTTCTCCAAGGCGCATCTCGTCAAGCGATACATCTCCTACAAATTCATATTCTTTATATGTGTTAATCGTCGGTTTAATATCTCTAATTTTAAGGAGTGATTTAACTGAATTCTTGACAGCAAGAATAAAATCTCTCTTCAACCAATGTTCATTTTCAAGGTGTTCAACCCAATCAGGCAATTTGATTCCTATTTCCTTGACAGGGAATTCATGTAGAACCTTTTCAAATATATTGTTCAAATCCTCAATTCTCATATTAGCTGCATCGGTAATATAAACTGGAACTCCATATTTTTCTTCAATGCTCTTTCTTAAGTTAATAGTATCCGGGTTATATGGATGCGTTGTATTTAAAATTATTATAAAAGGTTTATTTAATGTTTGTAATTCCTTAATAACTCTTTCTTCTGCCTCAATATAGTTCTCTCTTGGTATTTCTGTTATGCTCCCATCTGTAGTCACCACAACACCAATTGTTGAATGCTCATTGATAACCTTTCTCGTTCCAATTTCAGCTGCTTCAGTAAAAGGTATTTCCTCTTCAAACCATGGAGTTTTAACCATTCTTATCTGGTCATTTTCTAAGTGTCCTGTAGCCCCATGAACCATGAAACCTACGCAATCAACCATTTTAACTCTCATTTTAGCATTATCACTAAGCTCAATTTCAACTGCTTCATCGCTAGGAACAAATTTAGGCTCTACTGTTGTAATAATTTTCCCTGATCCGCTCTGCGGAAGTGCATCCTTTGCTCTTTCTTTCTTATGAACGTTACTGATATTAGGTAAAACTAATAATTCCATAAACCTTCTTATGAATGTTGACTTACCTGTCCTTACTGGGCCCACTACCCCTACATAAATATCTCCCTGGGTTCTTTCAGCAATGTCTTTATATATATTGAATTCCTCCACAGTTCAACCTCCTAACACATTTTATCTAATTCATATATATTTATTTAAAATTTATTTTAGAACAAAAAAAATAGCTAATTATAAAATTAGCTATTTATACAAAACATATCCTAATATCCCGCCTATAATTGTAATAGCAATCGGGTCTATTTTAAACTTCAATGAGACAGCCAAAGCTGTTAAAAAAACTATAGCCCCCTTTATATCTACTACTGAACTTTGAGTAATTGAAAGTGCAGCAGCAAGAATTAATCCTAAAACTGTTGGTCTTAATATTGAAAATGCTGCTTCCATGTAGTCACTTTTTTTAAACTTCTCTATAAACTTAATAATCAACATCATAACTAAAACTGATGGTAATGATACACCTGTTGTTGATATTAATGAACCCCAAAAACCTCCAACCTTATAACCAATATATGTTGCACTATTAATTGCAATTGGACCAGGAGTAATTTGTGAAATTGCAACTATATCAATAAATTCACTCTGAGTAAGCCATTTATTTATAAAAACTACCTGTTGCTGTATCAATGGCAACATTGCATAGCCACCACCAAAACTAAATAGCCCTATTTTGAAGAAAGTGATAAAAAGTTTGTATATAATCATATTTATTTTCTCCCTTTTATAATTATACCAACAACCATAGAAGTTAAAATAATTAAAATAGGGGTTACTTTATAAAACCATACAGCTAATGCAACAATTGAAGGAATAAATATACTTCTAAGTGTAAATTTAATATCTTTGCCCATCTTTAATACCGAAGCAAATACCATTCCCGCAACAACAGGTCTTATCCCCTTAAAAATTAATTCAACATAATTATTATCTTTTATTTGGCTAAAAAAAGCTGCAATCAAAAGAATAGTAACAAATGAAGGTAATATAGTTGCCAGAACTGTGATAGATAGCCCAAGTATACCATATAAATTATATCCAACAAAAATAGCAGTATTAACTGCAATTGGTCCTGGAGCTGATTGTGCAACAGCAAGAAGGTCGATGAAATCTTCTTTTTTTATCCATCCCTTTTTTTCTACAATTTCGTTTTGAATCAAAGGAATCATCGCATAACCTCCACCTAGTGTAAAGGCTCCAATCTTGAAAAAAACCCAAAATAGTTCAATATATTTTTTCATTTTATCACCTTAATTTTGATTAACATCTTTTATCTCATCCTTCTTATCCCTTAACATCAACTCAGTAACTGCATATTTAGCATTCTTTCCTTCAAAAAGTACTTTATATAGTTCTGTAGTTATAGGCATTTCCACTCCAATTTTGTTTGCAAGTTCATATGTAGATTTTGTTGTATTTATACCTTCTACTACCATTTTTACTTCGTTTACAGCTTCTTCAACGTTTTTTCCTTGCCCGATAAGTATACCAGCTCTTCTGTTCCTTGAATGCATACTTGTGCAAGTCACTATTAAATCTCCAATTCCGCTTAATCCTGCAAACGTCAAAGCATCTGCTCCAAGAGCTACACCAAGTCGTGCAATTTCAGAAATCCCTCTCGTCATAAGTGCAGCCTTTGTATTATCTCCAAATCCTAATCCATCAGAAATTCCTGCCGCAAGGGCAATAATATTCTTAACTGCCCCTCCAATTTCAACGCCTATTACATCTTTATTTGTATAAACCCTAAACTTTGGGGTCATAAATACATCTTGCACAAAATTAGCAGTATCTTCATCAATCGATGCCGCTACAATAGCTGTAGGAATATCTCTCGAGACCTCTTCAGCATGGGATGGACCAGAAAGAACGGCTACTCTATTATTAGGGAAAAATTCATTTATTACTTGCGACATTCTCAATAGGGTAGAGTTTTCAATTCCCTTTGCTAAACTAACTAATATCTGTTCTTTATCTACAAACGGGAGAATTCTAGAACAAAGTTCCCTGACTGCATGCGATGGAACAGCAATTACAATAACTTTTGAATCTTTCAGAGCCTTTTCAATTTCAAACACACCATATACATTTGATGGGACGAGTATTCCAGGAAGATACCTTAAATTTTCTCTCTTTTCATTTATATCGCTTATCAAAACAGTATTCCTATCCCAAATATTTATATCATATCCTTTTTTAGATAGCAAAACAGATATAGCAGTTCCCCAGCTTCCTCCACCTAATACAGCTATTTTCATAATTAATCCTCCTTCTTAGACCTATAAACAATCCTTATAGGGGTTCCTTCAAATCCAAAATGCTGTCTTATCTGGTTTTCTAAATATCGCTCATAGGAGAAATGAACTATTTCCTCATCATTTACAAAGAACGCAAATGTAGGTGGTTTAGTTGATACTTGTGTAGCATAATAAATTTTGAGCGCCTTACCCTTTTCAACTGGAGGTTGCTTCATCATAACAGCTTCGCTAATCACTTCGTTTAATACACCTGTCTTAATCCTCATAGAATTTTGATCTGCTACATATTTTATCAATTCAATTAACCTTGGAATTCTTTGACCGGTTTTTGCAGAAATATAAATCACAGGCGCATATGTCATAAACGATAATGCATTTCTTACCTGTTTTGTATAATCATTCATCGTCTTATCATCTTTTTCAACAACATCCCATTTGTTTACAACTATTATAACACCTTTACCTGCCTCGTGTGCAATTCCTGCTATTTTTTCATCCTGTTCAGTAACACCCTCCGTTGCATCAATCATTATAAGGCAGACATCAGCTCTATCTACCGCAGTTAAGGACCTTATCACACTATATTTCTCAATTTCTTCCTTAATTTTACTCTTCCTTCTTATTCCGGCTGTATCAATAAACAAAAATTTATCCCCATTAATCTCGACAAGGCTATCGATTGCATCTCTAGTTGTTCCTGGAATATCACTAACGATAGCCCTCTCTTCTCCAGTTAATCTGTTCAATAAAGAAGATTTTCCAACATTAG contains these protein-coding regions:
- a CDS encoding 4Fe-4S binding protein, whose protein sequence is MKNIINKRFLIQGIIGVTLYVLISMFHLSLIYILIAGSMIGVVFGKAFCRWICPIGFIMELMFKESEDRRKQQMYMYYKAGCPIAWISGFLNKYSIFKIKKDTNTCISCGKCDRVCYITSLNPDFSLYKDEKMDPAKNYKCSKCLECVKECPVNSLKVGI
- the spoIVA gene encoding stage IV sporulation protein A, whose amino-acid sequence is MEEFNIYKDIAERTQGDIYVGVVGPVRTGKSTFIRRFMELLVLPNISNVHKKERAKDALPQSGSGKIITTVEPKFVPSDEAVEIELSDNAKMRVKMVDCVGFMVHGATGHLENDQIRMVKTPWFEEEIPFTEAAEIGTRKVINEHSTIGVVVTTDGSITEIPRENYIEAEERVIKELQTLNKPFIIILNTTHPYNPDTINLRKSIEEKYGVPVYITDAANMRIEDLNNIFEKVLHEFPVKEIGIKLPDWVEHLENEHWLKRDFILAVKNSVKSLLKIRDIKPTINTYKEYEFVGDVSLDEMRLGEGSATLTMKVKEGLFYRVLGEISGFTIGGEFDLLTLMKDLTVAKREYDRISNALNEVKETGYGLVPPQIDELKLEEPEIVRQGNRFGVKLRASAPSLHIIKVDVETEVSPIVGTEKQSEELVKSLLDEFENNPQKIWQANMFGKTLEELVKEGLQNKLYKMPDDVQDKLQKTLQKIINEGNGGLICIIL
- a CDS encoding chromate transporter, with amino-acid sequence MIIYKLFITFFKIGLFSFGGGYAMLPLIQQQVVFINKWLTQSEFIDIVAISQITPGPIAINSATYIGYKVGGFWGSLISTTGVSLPSVLVMMLIIKFIEKFKKSDYMEAAFSILRPTVLGLILAAALSITQSSVVDIKGAIVFLTALAVSLKFKIDPIAITIIGGILGYVLYK
- a CDS encoding chromate transporter, producing MKKYIELFWVFFKIGAFTLGGGYAMIPLIQNEIVEKKGWIKKEDFIDLLAVAQSAPGPIAVNTAIFVGYNLYGILGLSITVLATILPSFVTILLIAAFFSQIKDNNYVELIFKGIRPVVAGMVFASVLKMGKDIKFTLRSIFIPSIVALAVWFYKVTPILIILTSMVVGIIIKGRK
- a CDS encoding NAD(P)H-dependent glycerol-3-phosphate dehydrogenase, which produces MKIAVLGGGSWGTAISVLLSKKGYDINIWDRNTVLISDINEKRENLRYLPGILVPSNVYGVFEIEKALKDSKVIVIAVPSHAVRELCSRILPFVDKEQILVSLAKGIENSTLLRMSQVINEFFPNNRVAVLSGPSHAEEVSRDIPTAIVAASIDEDTANFVQDVFMTPKFRVYTNKDVIGVEIGGAVKNIIALAAGISDGLGFGDNTKAALMTRGISEIARLGVALGADALTFAGLSGIGDLIVTCTSMHSRNRRAGILIGQGKNVEEAVNEVKMVVEGINTTKSTYELANKIGVEMPITTELYKVLFEGKNAKYAVTELMLRDKKDEIKDVNQN
- the der gene encoding ribosome biogenesis GTPase Der → MAKPLVAIVGRPNVGKSTLFNKLVGKRIAIVEDTPGVTRDRIYAEVEWLNQKFTLIDTGGIEPESEDIILKQMKRQAQIAIETADVIVFMVDGKEGLTGSDIEVAEMLRKVNKPVVLVVNKIDNLKLEDNKYEFYNLGIGEPITISAALSLGLGDMLDEIVRHFEKVEEDEEDEALIKVTIVGKPNVGKSSLLNRLTGEERAIVSDIPGTTRDAIDSLVEINGDKFLFIDTAGIRRKSKIKEEIEKYSVIRSLTAVDRADVCLIMIDATEGVTEQDEKIAGIAHEAGKGVIIVVNKWDVVEKDDKTMNDYTKQVRNALSFMTYAPVIYISAKTGQRIPRLIELIKYVADQNSMRIKTGVLNEVISEAVMMKQPPVEKGKALKIYYATQVSTKPPTFAFFVNDEEIVHFSYERYLENQIRQHFGFEGTPIRIVYRSKKED